TTCagattaattttttcaaaacaagtAGTTCGAATATGACTTCTCAAATGATATAATTAGGATGtcagttttggtttggttttgtttcagattttgtggttcgtgaaatacaaaatatatcagCTGGTTTGGTTTTGACAACAGTGGTTTCAAATCAGATTCATCTTTCTTAAaacaagtaattaaaaaataaactgaGTGAATTTCGTGAGAAATATGGTTTGTTTGAATATAagagttttgatttaatttttcttcttttctttttggtttagttttggaTAGGAgtttatcaaagaaaattcattttaaaaatatatgttttgtttttttcttcattagaaaaaaaaaacacattctGAATATGCAatacatatttataaacaaagtGCTAACTCTATTCACATTACACTTCAGTTTATTAACTAGATTGATAAAATTTATCAtctattaaatataaatagtttGACATTTCTAAAATACGTGAaaattcattaataaaaaacatttataaaataaaagagtggAGGTATTTGtcacatattatatatttctataatatCCAAACTTATAAGAATAAATATCGTATAATTGAATCTCAACCgatctacaattttttttacaaaaattgcaaataataaaataaaataaaatttaataaggCCTATGTTTAGaaaactcttttcttcaaCATGATTGGCTCATAGCCACCCTCAATTATTactttaaaccaaaaataaaattccaatcTTTATtagcaaaattaaaaacaagaccaaaacaaaaaaaagtagaaaccTTTACGGAACTCCTCTGCCATTCTTTTCCAATCTAAGCCAAAACTCAATTACCCTTTTTCCGATTTACCGGAGAAACTAAATCTCCGCCATGcctaccaccaccacctcctccgcttcttcctcctcctctgccTCCGGTAACAATCGTCAATCCGATGTATTCTCTCGTCTCGCTTCTTCTGACCCTGAAGTCAAGCTTAAGGCCCTTCGCGAGGTCAAAAACCAGATTATCGGAAATCGTACAAAAAAGCTCTCTTTTCTCAAACTCGGAGCTATTCCCGCCATAGCTTCTGTTCTCGCTGATGCTGACGATTCTGATGAATGTAATAACATCCTCGTGCAATCTGCGGCGGCTCTTGGCAGTTTCGCTTGTGGGTTTGAAGCCGGTGTTCAAGCTGTTCTTGACGCCGGCGTTTTccctcatcttcttcgtcttctcacTAATACTGACgaaaaggtttgattttgaataaatctattgacttttttttttgttaaagtctAATCCTTTTCCCCCAAATTTGTGTCTAGATTCGAAATGACATTAGAATTACTTGTGGGTCTTTGAAAAGAAAGCTTGAACGATTTAGAATTACTCTTGTCTGAATCTTATTAGTTTGGGACTTGTGGTTAAAGTTTTCACCTTTTTGAATTGTCTGCATCTGAGGAATTAAAGCATTGGCCTTTAGAATTTTGTGGATCCTCTCTTGTCTTGCTTTCTTATGGCTTCCTTATTGCTTCTGTTTCGTatttatgattcttcttcaggtAGTAGATGCGGGGGCTCGTTCGCTTAGAATGATATTTCAATCTAATCAAGCTCCAAAGTATGATTTTCTTCAAGAGAAAAACATGGAGTTTCTTTTCTCGTTGTTGAATAGTGAGAATGAGAACGTTAGTGGGCTTGGTGCGAGTATTATCGCTCATGCTTGTGGAACAAGTGTAGAGCAACGGGTTCTCTGTGAAGCTGGTGTCTTGGAGAAGCTTGTTATCCTTCTTGATGGTTCTTTAAGCCAAAGAGAAGCTTGTCTTGAATCTTTAGCTACGGTTTTGAAGAATAATCCTGAAGctgtttctgattttgttggACTTGAGTCTGGGAAGTATTTTAATTCTGTGACTGAGTTAACAAAGGATAGGTATCCGAGGACTAGGCTGCTTTCTTGTCTTTGCTTAGTTGTCATATACAACACTTCTCCATCTTATTTCATAAACATGGGAACCAAATCAAGTTTGATAACTACTCTGCTTGAGCTTCTTAATGACCCTGGTCAATCTGGAGATGATGCTGCCTTGGGTTTATCCTGTCTGATTGCGGAAAAAGAGGATTTACAACAGTTAGCTTACGAGGCCGATGCAATCAAGAATATtgttgagatcttgaagaCAGGTAGTGAGCTCCAGTCTAAACGTCTtcagggtttgtttttgtctctAGCTGAATTGTGCTCAAAGCTAGAGGATTGCAGATGTAGCTTCCTGTCATTGCAGGTGTGTTTCCACATGCCGTTTTCTTATATGATATCTAGCTGAATTGTGCTCAAAGTTTAGTATTAATTTTGTATAGTATGCTAAAttgatttgtctttttatcCTTCTACTAGGTATTAGACCTGCTGACTGATGCGCTAAGACACAAAGATGCTGATGTAAGAGCTGCGGCATGCATTTGCTTTAGAAACGCTGCTCGATCAGTCAAGGTTAGTTAACATTATACATTTCGCATGTTATTAGTATTTCAGCAGGTTTTGTATTAAGTGGTAAGTTCCCTGAGACATGTCATTTAGAGTTTGAGTGCAGGACGATTCAACAGCGATCATGTTATGCTTCCTTTGGTTCAGCTATTGCATGATCCATCTTCCTCTGTCCAGGTACTGTGTCACATAAGATGCCGCATTTCTTTGACTTAGTCTCccatgtgattttttttctttagaagCAAATGGCACAGTCGATTTGAATGTATATGTACCTATATATTGTGGACCAGGTTGCAGTTCTTGGTGCTCTGAACAATATAGTAATGGATTTTTCATCACCGAAGTCATCATTTATCGAGTATGGAGGGATAAAACAGCTTACTGAGTTGTCAAAATCAATGGATCCAAATACTCGGTGTAGCGCTTTGCGGGCTTTAAGGAACCTCATGTTCCTTGCCGACATTAAACGTAAAGAACTCTTTTATTCAGACGTTAAGGCTCAAGGACTTGCTTGTCTCATTAGTGGTAAATCATTCTACGAGtcttcaaaccaaaatcatatgatacatctgtatgattttttttgttaactaacAAACAAACTCATTGCACTCAGATCCTGAGCCCCCAGTGCAAGAGCAAGCTTTGGCCCTCCTCCGTAATCTTGTTGATGGATGTATCAGCTCTATCGAGTTTGTATTTGATGAAGATGGTCTTATCTTAGATACTGTTGGGAGGCAATTGAGGAAAGCTCCACAGGCACAAATGGCAATACAGGtgacaaaattgaaaaaagtaTACCTTATCAATAGATTAACAAAATCTCtgatataaaatgtttttctttccccAGGGAATGTATGTGCTCACGAATGTAGCGAGTGGGACTGAGTTACATAAAGAAGCGGTTATGGAGCAACTGTTTCCTCAAGCTAAAGCTGGATCAGAGAATTTCATGCTTAAGTTTTTGCAGAGCGACGAGAGCCAGTTACGGTCAGCAGCAGTCTGGACAATCATAAACCTCATTAGTCCTTCAAGCCCCGGTGCATTTGATCGGCATGTGAAATTACGGAATGCGGGTATCATTCCCCAGTTAAAAAACATGGTCAATGACGCTTGCCTCGATGTTAAGGTACAAATTTATTACCCTTTTAGTTACCTTGTATACTCTACCTCTTATCATTGACTCAGCTATGTTATTTCAATCTCTTTGGCTTTGCAGATTCGCATCAGGACTGTATTAGGCCAGTCCATGTCTTTTGGCGATAATTACTAAACACAGCGATATTGCTTTTCCCAAACACACAGACCATACAACACTGAACATATCAGTAGTGATTTAGGTTTGATTCAATTTTCAGCATATAGCAAAAGAGAGACAGAGCCTAGAGTTTATGATCATGATTCGTCTATTATCTCTCCTGCTCCAGAGACACACCTATGATTCAACAGGTACTTGCTTTCTCAGGCTTGTTCTGTTCATTTCTGGTTACCCAAAATAGCCATAACCGTAACTGGAACCAACCGTAACTGGAACCGCATACACCAAACAATTGATCAGAGCATTTTGAAAGCAGAATGCTAGGATTTATTCATTTGCTATaccatctttttttctcgATCAAAATTGGTTAAATGAGATTTTATGTATTTCAAATTCTGaaaatgttcttttctttttaacaaaacagtTTTTGTATTATGTGTGCAGGTGAAAGCAGTGAGAAGGAGTTGTACTATTACTTTACTTGTGCCACTTTTAGATTAGATCCAccacatttttgtttttcttttaattttttgccTTGAGAAAACTTCACTTGTTTCATTGTTTGAAATCTCTCagtttatagaaaaaaacatctgTGTTTTTTGTATCAGTAATAATTCTTTGCCTCGTCGATACCAATGTCCCAaattaatcttttattttggcaTTTTGGCGTTCAAATCACGCATGACCTATTATTAACTTTCGtggcaaaacataaaattaaaatggcTTACtacaaataattgaaatataaataatactgCGATTACATATAAAGGTGTTATACACACCCTTTATTCAATGTATTTTTAACCACCGAAATGGTTAGAATTTGGCAGCATAAGCAGTAGAAAACAACAACTACATTGAGTATATTTGTTGTCGATGTTCTGTCTTGTAGTCATTTAATTTGAGAGCTATTGTATCAGTGCACcgctaattttttttactgcaCCGTCTAAAACTTTTTGTCATAAACCAGACAAATGGTATAGAGACGTCTATATAACTACTAAAACTTGAACTtggttttgaagaaaaagactaGCTCTGTAATATACTAATATGTTTGTCTTTATGTAAAATGGCCTTTGAGAATCTAACTCGCCGAGTCGCCGTATGTGCACAGTGAATCCTATGTTTTGGATCCCATGATGAGATCCAGCCTCGACCACTGTGTACTTTCTTTAGGGatataagcttttttttttgcaagatataaatatttctctcgtataaacaaaaaaaatggttacGAACAGTTACCACAATTGTAGAAATTCATACTTGTATAtacacattttaaaatttgcagAGACAAGAATCTCaactaaacccaaaaaaggttagttggttttggttaaaataaTAGGGTTAGTTGGAGTGTAAAGAACCCCATGCATTTATGCATTAAATTTAAATCCCATTCCACCCCACGTGAATTTATATTATTGCATCAaagtattttgttaaatgatattttattccGCCTGTATTATGcagtttttttatctttttattaagaaaaaatatcttaagGCTAAACAGAAACAATATGTAGCAATTATAGTTACCACCTAATACCTCCAATAGGTAGTGTTTTTGAAGACAAACATATCGTAATCATCAAATGTGAGACTCTTCTCTCGGgaactctctcttcttttaagtatttttctttctcatttttagTTAATGGGAGACTGTAAttgtcttgttttttgttaactaaTACATAGAGGTTTAAATGTTCTAAGCTGTGGATgtaattgaattttattatttaaaatagtatATGTATGTGACAGCATGCCTACATATATATGAGTAATATTATACGCAgtataaactaattttttgttatatagttTACTTTTAACTAACGGTGTTCACATgcatttgaatatatataacttacaCATAATGTTTAATATCAGAGATATATAGTGTTTGTCTTTTACCGCAAACTTAAAATGCAtttgaaacaacaacacaacaaataaTTTCTTCCGTAATTTGATTCCAtctttttttgagaaaattaaagggttttcttcttaatttaatATTGTTGAAAAGATTGTATTGGTACATGTTAAAAGGAGATCTACATGCtggtttatttttctttatcttctttttttgatatattcatCTAGATTCTTTTAGCTTATTAGGGGACAACCAATTAAATAATACCGTTttcaaatatcatttaaaaacatactatcattaggaaaaaaaatcttgataaatagttttattattaAGGAAAATCATATTGCGTTAATCGTATAAATAgcattttgacaaaaaaaaaaaaaaaaaggatggaAAGTTAGAAAAACGACTAATGACGAGATAATTGACAATTCTAAATTTCTAAgacaatattattttatcatatgtatttcttcttctatgaatatttaaataaaaagaagaaaataaagcgTACCCATTTCACATTTCATGCATTGATCGTCCATCAAAAAGAAACCCTTTCTCTTTAGTTTCCAAATACCAagcaatctcttcttcttctttttatttacctttttctttcttggctttttcttctcctctgatAGAAACTTTTTCCAGTCaaatttaataactttaaaGTAAAACTCCCACTAAGGTTTATACACACTCTTCATATATAGATTCACATTCAcccatttctcttcttttttgctctctctctcccttctcttctctcttattcTGGTCTCAAAAATGGCatcaaaaggaaagaaaccACTAAGAAGAACAactacaagaagaagaaaaagaagccaCTTCAAGAACCCATCTCCTCCATGTAGTATCAATAGTGACGTCACTTCAACGTCATCAACATCTACTTCACCCACATCAACGGCCACGCCATCTCCGGTTTCAGCAGAGAGTGGATGTTGTACTCCGGAGAAGTCACGAATACCGGAGATGCTGACGTGTCCACCGGCACCGAAGAAGCAAAAGGTGGCGCAAAACTGCGCTTTAAGGAGGAGACAAATCGCTTTCTTTGCTCCTCCGGATGTAGAGCTCTTCTTCGTTTTCGCACTTggtcaacaaaataataaataagttaagtttataattagggttttgtgatTATTATCATGGTATCAATATCTAGTTTCTagtttgattcaaatacaataatatttaaagTATATTATAGAGAGTGTAGTGTGaggttttgcttcttttcttcttcttcttcttcttcttattttgcttttctccCTCCTTGgctcttttttaattttttcgaTAATTTTGAATTAGGTGGGTTTGAATTTCTGGTAGGGTATGATTAATCAAATACCCTATCTCTTTTTTAGTTAAGTATGTAAGTGAATGGTGCTTCCTAACATTTCAGGCTTGTTAGCTTTGCAGTTTCTATTTTGGGTTTGTATTTTGGCTTGAGTTAATTAGGAGTTGGATTGTTCTTCTTGCATTTTACCTCAATACTTTATACGTAATctcatcaaaaacaatttccatACAAAGTACTTCTGAATccatttcctttttattgGGTACATCAGAAATTCATGAAAGAACACCAATTTTATCAGAGTGAAGagctcaaattcaaaacttttgatcCGAGTTCAAAATATGTCAAGTTTcctaagaagaaaaaaggtcTATAAAGCCAAAAAAATAGTGGATGCAGAATAATATGTACACAAAAGTTTTGGATATAATCCAAAGttataaaaagattcaacTGTTTCTTATTGGATATAAAGTTcataaagattgaaaaaattacatctcaaatttgtttggaaattaaagaaattacCTTATAATAAGTACTGTAATTATATAAACTGAATTTAGTTAATAAGTAAAAgtgttaaaacaaaacaagaaaaaaacaagagacgAAGGATATGTCAGTTTAACCAAGGGATGGCCAAAGTGGTCGGAGCTGACGATAACATCTCCGAAGGGAATCCAATGAAAGGACTCGTGCGgcttttttcatcattttttctcttttcttttcttttctttctccacaCAATTCCTTTTAAGAGCAAAGTTAATAATTACAAGTTATAACGAATGTATAAAACtatatctctatatatagagtaggtaagaagaagacgacACAATAGCTACGTTGATAATATCTACGTGAATTATTAATTCGTCTTTCCCATCATTTTAATCTTTTCGAATTATTGCTACACAAAATCTTCAGACTTCAATAATGTGGATAAATGATAACATATGACGTACGAATCTCATGATTGAGAATTAGAAACTTACACCTCTACGTGCATAATTTATTCGTTTCGACGTCAATTAATAGGTTACTTGAGACTGTACAACATAGATGGGAGAATCTGCAGTACAGAAAAATCATAATGTTTTgctaatatattttagaagATATTACACTtgcaatatttattattatttttttttcgtttttttccaACGAGTAGCTTTGTTACATGTgttaaatatattcatttaaaCAGATGGAATTTTGATTACCTTAAGAATTTTCTGCATAATTAAGTTCTGTTAAACTCTAACTATTGTATTTCtgttgatttttatttcataatattttactCTTGTGTTTATCAATTAATAACATTTCTTCCGTACATGAAACCGTGTTAAATGTCAATCAATTAACCTTTTATCCAAAGTActttcacaaaataaaaagtaaaaattttaaacaatttttaacGGCGTATTTGGAACTGAGGTTACTCCTAATAAGTGGCCAAGTCCCAAGTATGTAGGCTCATATGGCTAAGGTGGCCTAATTTCAAATCACACTCAACGAAGTTCTTCCATAGGTTACGTACAATATTATACTAGTTCTCATCATAAAGTAGTTTTAAGGTTAAAAAAAACCTACGTATAGGTGGTGGGAGTACTAGTTACTAGCTAGTATAAGAAAAGTATTCGTATACATATTTGTGTGCAAGGAAGATCTCGCACGGGTGCATATTATCACACACgtacaaacaaaaatccaattaGGTACCTAAAAGCTACAAATCACCTTGGAATGAGGATTTGATTCGAGTCCgtatcaatttctttttggtttctctttttgtctttgtattattattaaattatacgTCGTCCCAaaataaacaccaaaaaatcattaaactatgaaataaagtaaaatattattaactaCATTGCTAAGATAATCAagtaaccaaataaataaagctAATCGTACGTTTATGTCAAAGCTAATCAAACTTTACAAGAATCCTAGGTTCCATTCTCCCCTACAAACAAACACTACATGTGAAGTGTATAAATATAATGGGCTTGTAACAATCCGTAAGTTACCCATTAAGGCCCAATTacaataaatatcaatttctctcaaattgtttcaaatttaaaaataagtgGCCAAAGTTACGAAACCAATCCAATCTCTTCTCCGTCGTCGTAACCATGTCTTCAATCGTCGAGCACGTCGTTCTATTCAAGCTCAACGACGACGACGTTGACTCCGGCAAGATCAACTCCATGGTCAACGGAATCAACGAACTAGTCAATCTCGACCAAGTGCTTCACCTCTACTGCGGTTCAATCCACCGCCTTATCACGACCACCGCCTCCGACTTCACTCACGTCCTTCATAGCCGTTACAGATCCAAAGAAGATCTCAACGCTTACGCTATACATCCCGATCACGTTCGTGTTGTCAAGGAATCAGAATCGATTCGCGAAGATATCATGGCCGTTGATTGGATCGCCGAACAAGCTCCGGAAGCCCTAGCACCGCCTCTTGGTTCAATTGGTAAAATCACGCTTCTTAAATTGAAAGAGAATGTCATGGAAGAAGCGAAATTGGAGATTATGGAAGTGATGAAGGAGAAATTTGAAGGAATTGATCAGATTACTGTTGGAGAAAACTTTTCTCCGGGGAGATCTAAAGATTTCTCTATTGGATCGATTTCGTATTTTAGGGATTTGGGTGAAATTGAGGCTGTGGATGATCAGATGAAGTTGCAGAATGATAAGATTCGTGATTATGTTGATGATACCATTGTTGTTGAGTTCAATGTGCCGTCTTCTTCATAAGTCTTCTAAGTGTACCTGTAAAATGCTCCAATTTCATTCCTTAACCGAAATTTTAAACCAGTTTGGTCTCCGGTGTAATTTCGTCGATTACAGTCGTCGtcgccgccgccgccgccgtatgtattaaataaaatctttttttattcaacaCATTTAAAAGCTCATTTACGTCGGTATTAATCATATTAGACCAAGACCAACTCGGTTTCATAAGAGTTAAGATGAAACTAGAAGCACGAACACTACACACCGTTTTCATCAACCCCAACTGAGAGATAAACGGCAAGGCTTTCGCAATTGAAATTCTCACAGTGGTTAAAGGCACTTGGATCGATGGTGCCTTAGGCTTCATTCATCATCTTGCTACATAACCGTAGAGGAAGACGAATAGGTTTGATCTGCCGAGGTAATAATTAAACTGCAATTAGGTGAGttcatgcttcttcttcttttaactgtttcttgatttttagTAATCTTCAGGAAGCCCTTACATCTAATTTTAGTTGTTCTATCTCTTTCCATTACGATATCTGTTTTGAGTCTCTCAAAGGGCTTTTCTTTCATGTGAAAATTTCTAACATTTCTTAACTGGAACTTAAAAGGAGTATTTTGCAATTTATCAGTATTTTGAGAATCGCATCCAGATTAGGTTGATACAATTTATCTCGTTTTTTCACTCGAAATTAGATGGTTGTTTGTGGGACTTTCAATATTCAGTCTTGGTAAATTTTGATGATGcagattatatataattgcgtgaagaaaagagaaatggtGGGTGGcaagaagaaaaccaagaTATGTGACAAAGTGTCACATGAGGAAGATAGGATAAGCCAGTTACCGGAACCTTTGATATCTGAAAtactttttcatctttctacCAAGGACTCTGTCAGAACAAGCGCTTTGTCTACCAAATGGAGATATCTTTGGCAATCGGTTCCTGGATTGGACTTAGACCCCTACGCATCCTCAAATACCAATACAATTGTGAGTTTTgttgaaagtttttttgatTCCCACAGGGATTCATGGATACGCAAACTCCGTTTAGATTTGGGTTATCATCATGATAAGTATGATCTCATGTCATGGATTGATGCTGCGACTACGCGTAGGATTCAGCATCTTGATGTTCATTGTTTTCACGATAATAAGATACCCTTGAGCATATATACATGCACGACGTTGGTACACTTACGACTCCGTTGGGCTGTCTTGACTAATCCCGAGTTTGTTTCCTTACCTTGTCTGAAGATCATgcattttgaaaatgttagcTATCCCAATGAGACCACGTTGCAGAAACTTATCTCAGGCTCTCCAGTTCTAGAAGAATTAATACTCTTCAGCACTATGTATCCTAAGGGAAACGTTTTACAATTGCGCTCTGATACGCTAAAGAGACTCGATATCAATGAGTTTATTGACGTTGTGATTTATGCACCTCTACTCCAGTGTCTGAGGGCTAAGATGTACTCAACAAAGAACTTTCAGATCATCAGTTCGGGTTTCCCTGCCAAACTAGATATTGATTTCGTCAATACTGGTGGgagataccaaaaaaaaaaagtgattgaAGATATCCTCATCGATATTTCGAGGGTCAGGGATCTAGTTATTAGTAGTAATACTTGGAAGGTATACATCTTAACATTTGAgcatatttgtttaaaaatattcctCCACAAAAGTTTCTCACcgtaacatttttttgttcacttaTGTTACCAGGAATTCTTTCTATACTCAAAGTCAAGACCATTGCTCCAGTTTCGTTACATATCCCATTTGAATGctagattttatatatctgATCTTGAAATGTTGCCAACGCTTCTTGAGAGCTGCCCAAAACTTGAATCTCTCATATTGGTAATGAGTAGCTTTAACCCTTCTTGAGAGCTCCTATTTACACATATTGTTTGAGATAACCTCTTATATGTATCTCTCTactcaatttgttttcttttatttattcttttgttcctGTTTTTGCAGGAAATGGTCAAGAACCAATCCACGCGACGTCATGGGGAGAAGCGAGAACCAAATGTGATGGTTTCAACAGTGCCTTGGTGTTTGGTATCGTCGCTCAAGTTTGTGGAATTGAAACGTTCAATCCCAAGGTATGAAGGAGAAATGGAGCTAGTAAGATATGTCCTGACGAATTCAACAGTCCTGAAGAAATTAAGGCTCAATGTTTACTACACGAAGAAGGCAAAGTGTGCCTTCCTTACAGAACTCGTTGCAATACCAAGATGCTCTAGCACATGTGTAGTCCTTGTTCTTTAATTACTTGAAAGGTATTGATGAACTTTTCGTTTAAGGTCAATCTTTTGGTCGTTAAATTAGTTGATTTTCGGAGGCTTTGAGCCACATGTAAATTTTGCAGTTAAGTCCTTCTTATGCTGGTTGCTGCTCATGTAATAATCATCAATCACCAAGTTTGTTTCGAATTTGATGGATACTTCCACCAAGTCGCtgtcaaatattttgtatgcTCCCATggataattattttgtatttttgtaacTGCATGGTGATTCCTTACATTTCAGGCTTGTTAGCTTTgca
This sequence is a window from Arabidopsis thaliana chromosome 1 sequence. Protein-coding genes within it:
- the DABB1 gene encoding dimeric A/B barrel domainS-protein 1 (dimeric A/B barrel domainS-protein 1 (DABB1); CONTAINS InterPro DOMAIN/s: Stress responsive alpha-beta barrel (InterPro:IPR013097), Dimeric alpha-beta barrel (InterPro:IPR011008); BEST Arabidopsis thaliana protein match is: Stress responsive alpha-beta barrel domain protein (TAIR:AT2G31670.1); Has 154 Blast hits to 154 proteins in 49 species: Archae - 2; Bacteria - 68; Metazoa - 0; Fungi - 0; Plants - 82; Viruses - 0; Other Eukaryotes - 2 (source: NCBI BLink).), with the protein product MSSIVEHVVLFKLNDDDVDSGKINSMVNGINELVNLDQVLHLYCGSIHRLITTTASDFTHVLHSRYRSKEDLNAYAIHPDHVRVVKESESIREDIMAVDWIAEQAPEALAPPLGSIGKITLLKLKENVMEEAKLEIMEVMKEKFEGIDQITVGENFSPGRSKDFSIGSISYFRDLGEIEAVDDQMKLQNDKIRDYVDDTIVVEFNVPSSS
- a CDS encoding cyclin-dependent kinase inhibitor SMR3-like protein (unknown protein; FUNCTIONS IN: molecular_function unknown; INVOLVED IN: biological_process unknown; LOCATED IN: chloroplast; BEST Arabidopsis thaliana protein match is: unknown protein (TAIR:AT3G20898.1); Has 52 Blast hits to 52 proteins in 9 species: Archae - 0; Bacteria - 0; Metazoa - 2; Fungi - 0; Plants - 50; Viruses - 0; Other Eukaryotes - 0 (source: NCBI BLink).), producing MASKGKKPLRRTTTRRRKRSHFKNPSPPCSINSDVTSTSSTSTSPTSTATPSPVSAESGCCTPEKSRIPEMLTCPPAPKKQKVAQNCALRRRQIAFFAPPDVELFFVFALGQQNNK
- a CDS encoding ARM repeat superfamily protein (ARM repeat superfamily protein; FUNCTIONS IN: binding; INVOLVED IN: biological_process unknown; LOCATED IN: chloroplast thylakoid lumen; EXPRESSED IN: 23 plant structures; EXPRESSED DURING: 15 growth stages; CONTAINS InterPro DOMAIN/s: HEAT (InterPro:IPR000357), Armadillo-like helical (InterPro:IPR011989), Armadillo (InterPro:IPR000225), Armadillo-type fold (InterPro:IPR016024); Has 1374 Blast hits to 1058 proteins in 203 species: Archae - 0; Bacteria - 0; Metazoa - 493; Fungi - 490; Plants - 280; Viruses - 0; Other Eukaryotes - 111 (source: NCBI BLink).); the encoded protein is MPTTTTSSASSSSSASGNNRQSDVFSRLASSDPEVKLKALREVKNQIIGNRTKKLSFLKLGAIPAIASVLADADDSDECNNILVQSAAALGSFACGFEAGVQAVLDAGVFPHLLRLLTNTDEKVVDAGARSLRMIFQSNQAPKYDFLQEKNMEFLFSLLNSENENVSGLGASIIAHACGTSVEQRVLCEAGVLEKLVILLDGSLSQREACLESLATVLKNNPEAVSDFVGLESGKYFNSVTELTKDRYPRTRLLSCLCLVVIYNTSPSYFINMGTKSSLITTLLELLNDPGQSGDDAALGLSCLIAEKEDLQQLAYEADAIKNIVEILKTGSELQSKRLQGLFLSLAELCSKLEDCRCSFLSLQVLDLLTDALRHKDADVRAAACICFRNAARSVKSLSAGRFNSDHVMLPLVQLLHDPSSSVQVAVLGALNNIVMDFSSPKSSFIEYGGIKQLTELSKSMDPNTRCSALRALRNLMFLADIKRKELFYSDVKAQGLACLISDPEPPVQEQALALLRNLVDGCISSIEFVFDEDGLILDTVGRQLRKAPQAQMAIQGMYVLTNVASGTELHKEAVMEQLFPQAKAGSENFMLKFLQSDESQLRSAAVWTIINLISPSSPGAFDRHVKLRNAGIIPQLKNMVNDACLDVKIRIRTVLGQSMSFGDNY
- a CDS encoding F-box/RNI-like/FBD-like domains-containing protein (F-box/RNI-like/FBD-like domains-containing protein; FUNCTIONS IN: molecular_function unknown; INVOLVED IN: biological_process unknown; LOCATED IN: cellular_component unknown; CONTAINS InterPro DOMAIN/s: F-box domain, cyclin-like (InterPro:IPR001810), F-box domain, Skp2-like (InterPro:IPR022364), Leucine-rich repeat 2 (InterPro:IPR013101); BEST Arabidopsis thaliana protein match is: F-box/RNI-like/FBD-like domains-containing protein (TAIR:AT5G53840.1).) — translated: MVGGKKKTKICDKVSHEEDRISQLPEPLISEILFHLSTKDSVRTSALSTKWRYLWQSVPGLDLDPYASSNTNTIVSFVESFFDSHRDSWIRKLRLDLGYHHDKYDLMSWIDAATTRRIQHLDVHCFHDNKIPLSIYTCTTLVHLRLRWAVLTNPEFVSLPCLKIMHFENVSYPNETTLQKLISGSPVLEELILFSTMYPKGNVLQLRSDTLKRLDINEFIDVVIYAPLLQCLRAKMYSTKNFQIISSGFPAKLDIDFVNTGGRYQKKKVIEDILIDISRVRDLVISSNTWKEFFLYSKSRPLLQFRYISHLNARFYISDLEMLPTLLESCPKLESLILEMVKNQSTRRHGEKREPNVMVSTVPWCLVSSLKFVELKRSIPRLNVYYTKKAKCAFLTELVAIPRCSSTCVVLVL